Within Chitinivibrionales bacterium, the genomic segment TTTTAATTCTTCAATGCCGCCGAACATGCATTCATCGGGATTGTTCATCTGGTGCACAAGGTATTGGAACGCGGCCCTCTCGTTGATCCTCTTCTCCACAAACGGCAATTGCACAATGGCCTTCATCTCGCTCGCAAACAAAAACCAGCCGTTCTTCAAATAATAATACATCGGCTTCACGCCGAACCTGTCGCGGCTGCCGAAAAGCAGGTCCTTTCTCTTATCATAGATGACGAACGACCACATGCCGTTGAATTTCGCAAGACAATCCATGCCCCATTCAAGATAGGAATAAATAAGAACTTCAGTATCGCTTGACGTGTGAAACTTGTGCCCTTTTTTCTCAAGCTCGGCCCGGAGCTCGATATAATTGTAAATCTCGCCGTTAAAAACGAGCCACACGTTTTGGCCCCAATCGCTCATGGGTTGGTGCCCGGCGGGAGAAACGTCGATGATCGAAAGCCTGCGGTGGCCGAGAAAAAGCCGGGCCTTGCCGCTGAAATCGTCTATCGACCGGCCGGAAACAGCGCTATCTTTTCCCACAAGCGCGTGCACGATCTTCTGCTGCAAGTCAACGCCGATATATCCCTCGTCGTCGGGACCGCGGTGGCGCAAAAGGTCGGCCATGGCCTTGATATGGGAAGGATCGACAGGAGAGCTTTTGTTAAAGATGCCGGCTATGCCGCACATATAAGAGAGTTGAAAGGTTGAATAGTTGAAAAGTTGACGAGCAGACGGGTAAACGGGTTGACGAGTTGAAGAGCCAAAAGCAAACATGTCATTGCGAGCCCTTCGGCAAGCTCAGGGCAGGTTTCACGAAGCAATCTACCGTTGAAATTAAGAGTCGACGCGTTGGAGCGTTGATGCGTTAACAAATTGAATAGATGTTGACAGTTGACGGTTGACAGGTTACGACCTGTTTAAAAAAGAGTTGACCGAATCAAAAACCTTCGCGCGATGACAAGGCCCCTGGAGGTTTCTTTTAACGAGGGAAGACCGACCGGAAGCGTGCCCATGCCGACCGGATATCCGGCGTCGATGTATGTATTGTCAATAAACTCAAGGTCCTCGTTGTCGGCAAACTGCGGCATTGATGGGACCGCTTGCCGTATGTCCGAGTGAAGCTTCAGCGTCGCATGAATCCTGGGAACATGCAGATCATGCTCCTCGAAAAGCGCCTTGATGCTTTTCTCGATGCACTGCTGACGATGATAGAGGACTATGCTGGAAATAGTATCGTCCGCCTGCAGTTTTTCCGCCGCGGCCAGGTCGCGGCCTGCAAACTCAATCCATGGCCTGGTCTTTTCCTTCATATGAGCACGACACCGGTTTGCTGGACTTCCCTTATGAAATCGTTTTGGGTTTTCGTAACAGAGTCCCATTCGTCCCGCGTATACACGAGAACGTCAACAGGGACCTTTTCCCGCAGCGCAAGAAGCATGTTCGATATCCTCATCCGGTTGTCCAGCATTTCCGAATATGAACCCGAAATTCCTCTCTTTTTCAACACCACGATAAGGTCGACATCACTCTCCTCGGTTTGTATACCCCTTGCATAGGAGCCGAAAAGAATGGCACGCAGGACCTCCTTGCTGCCGCGGAATGCGGCCATAATTTCATTTTTTACATCTGCGGGCGGCATATGCACCCCTCTCCGATCGCGGTTGTTTGTCCGTAAAATAATTTCTCAACTTATCAACTCCTCAACTTTTAAACTTTATATCAGCCCCGCCACTATTTTCAGAAGCTTCTTCTTGTTTTCGTCCGCCGACAATTCGCGCGCGTGCGCGTGGCACCGGTTCTTGTAATATTCGATTTTCTCCTTTGTCAGCGCGCTGAGCTTCGCGGCCAGGTCCTTCGGGTCAAAGCTGTCCGCCACAACGCCGAGGTCGTATTTCTTAACGATCGCGGCCATTTCAGGCGAAGGGCCGATGGCAATGGCAAGGCGGGCCTGGATGAATTCGAAGAATTTGTTGGGAAGCGCGTGCTTGTAGTTGAAGTTGACAGGCTCCAGATAGAATAGACCTATGTCATACTTGTTGATCGTTGATGGGATGTCCTTCATGGGAACCGGGGGAACAAATGAGATACGACGGTCGGCTTTCGCTTTCTCTTTGAGCCGTGCAAGATATTGCGGGGCCGTTGACACTAATATAAGATCCAGCGAATACCTTTCGTCAAGGTGCTCCATTATTGAGAACATGTCCTCCAGTTTCCTGCTTGCAATTGCGCCGCCATGGTGGACCATCCTTATAAGGCCGTCAGAAACATTAGAGGGTGCGCAGTCCGCATATTCAGTTGCATTTGTAATGACCTGCGGCCTCACGCCGTAGCGCCCGTGGTACTCTTCGGCAATTCCATCGCAAACCGTGGCCATGGCTGATACTTTAGGGATGTATTTTCTACAAAGGTATTTCTTGTATGACATGAGAAGCAACCGCCATAGAAATTTATCCTCGAACTCTAAAGGCGCAAATTCGTGCGCGTCGAAGAGTACAGGACAGCCCTTTGCTATACGCAAAGCAAGGGGCAGCGCGTCAATATCATTGGCAATGACCAAAGAAAAAGCTTCTTTTTGCAGCGCCTTCCAATCTACCGTCGCCTGAAATTCCCACAGCCCAAAATGACGCCAATAATATGTCTCAAACAACATATATAGCTTTAAAAGGATGGCCTTTTTAATTTTTTCCAGAATGGTGCTTTGTCTGGTTTGTACGGGGAAATACCGCACATTTGCGATACCCGAATCGGACAAGCCCATGGTGCATACGTCGTAATTGTCTTTAAGAAAATTGATCTGGCGACTGACGCGTGGGTCGGAATGCAAATGGGAGAAGGAGATTATCAGTATTTTTTTCTTCATTGATAATAATAAAGGGAATGTTTTTTAAAACAGATAAAGATAATAAGGTTTACCGAGGAACTTTAAATGCAGGAATAAACCTCACAATGTATCAATATTAATTTTTCTATGGGATTAGGTGTTCAATATCTTTCTTTTCAGGGTAGGTGATAAGAACCGCCCGGTGGGGCCCGTGAAATACAAAAAGACTCCCAGCCGCAACCGCAGATGCACCGCCATCTTTAACTGCTTTTGAAAAATCCTCTATCTTTCCCGCCCCGCCCAATGCGACGACTGGAATGGTTAGCCTACTGGTAATGTCCTTTATTCCCTTAACATCATATCCTTCATAAGTTCCATCACGGTCTACAGAATACAAGATGATTTCGCCGGCGCCACGCTGCTGCACCTGCACGGCGTATTCATGTGCGGCAATGCGTTTAGGCTTCTTGTGAATATAATCAAATACTTGAAGGTGACCAATGAGGTCTCTCTTCATGTCAATACATACCACAACACTCTGTGATCCGCAAATGTCTGCAGCCTTGGTAATAAATTCAGGATTGCTCAGAGCATAGGAATCAATAATGACTTTCTCAAACCCCAGACTTAATATTTTCCGGACATATTCGAGATTGTTTATGCCTCCTCCATAGGCAAGAGGCATAAATGCTTCTTTACTAACTTGGTCAAGCAGATTAAAATTTGGAGGTTTTTTAAGCAGAGATGCTTCAATATCAATAACTGCCAGTTCATCCACTTCTTTGTCGTTAAATATCTTGATTGCATTGATCGGATCGCCGACATAGGTTGCCTTGTTAAATCGTACCGTCTTTACAAGGCCACCGTTTTTTATCAAAAGCGAGGGGATAACCCTGGTTTTTATCATGCTTAAAGTTCCACAAAGTTTTTGATTAGATTCAACCCGAATTTATGGCTTTTTTCAGGATGAAATTGCGTGGCGAAAATGTTTTCATGCTGAATCGAAGAAACAAATTCAATGCCGTACGTGGTCGTTGTAAGAACATCCTCTTTGTTCGCACAATTTACATGGTAAGAATGAACAAAATAAAAGCGGGATTCCTCCTGCAAGCCCAACAACAACGGGGACGCCTTTTTTTGAACAACGGTATTCCACCCCATATGGGGTATTCTCAAATTGAGTTCCGATGAAAACTTGAATCGAATTGTTTCAGCTTTTATCCAACCGAACCCGGGCAAGGTTCCCTCTTCACTACACAGGGTAATCAATTGTATCCCGAGACAGATGCATAAAATCGGTATTTTATCCTCGCATACTCGTTTATTGAGCACATCGGCTATTCCAGTTTCCTTCAGCTTTTTCATGCCATTATCAAACGATCCAACGCCGGGAAGTATCAATTTTGTTGCCCGAGTTATTGTTGAAAGATCGGAGGATATTTCCGAAGCACCTCCTGCTTTTCTTACCATGTTATGAAGCGAGCCGGTGTTTCCCATACCATAGTCGATAACAACGATCATGAAGTACTCTTTTCATTTCTGCGCAGAAACCGAATTATCCTGCGCCCCAGCGATTCAAACCATGTATCGTGATAATGCGGATAGTCCATATAGGTTTTAGGAGGCAATGTCATAATTTGTTCGAATTCTTCCCGCGATATTCCGAATTTATTGATAAGATAATGAATATCCTCTTCAAGGGCTTTTGCGGAATACAGAGGTTCTTTTATAATTTCAAGAGCCTTATCACGTGTTATCTGGCCCGCGCAAATCAGACTGGAAAGATGGGCTTTTCTTTTATCATATCCGAATTTAGTCGGTAAAATGTATGATTGATAAATTTTTGTATAGTTCGATTCGTGATGCTTCTGGCCGTAATCCCTAAACCCAATTTTTTCCATTAGATATTTTTTTGCTTTTTCCTTGTCATATTCGAGATAATCCAAGAAGCTTATCCATTCGATCTTTTTGACGAGACTGTAATAGTGTTGTTTGGTTCTGCTTCGATGAGGAAACGTTTTTAACGGCACGGTCCCAAAGATATGATGTACGCTTTTAATGTATTTCCAGTCGGAATGCCCTTGCGACCAAGCCCGAGGAAGAATCGATTCAGATGCAATGTTGACACCAGCGAGTATATACCGGACGTTCTTTTTGTCTGCTAATTGACATAGAATAGATACAATTGCATGATCGGAAGGTATTTCCGAATCGGGAGTGGAGGCCTTTAAAAAACTGAGCTGCAGGTCCTTGAATTCCTCCCAGTTGATGACATGGGTGAAAAGATCAATGTCCAGTTTCTTGCAGATGTTTTCTATATTTTTTACCGACAGTTCCGAGTCCCATCCGTTATCAAGATGCACCGCCAAGGGCCGTAGCCCCGACTCCTTTACTTTGTAAGCAACATAGCTGCTATCAACACCGCCGCTAAGGCCGATGATACAATCATATTTCTTGTTTCTTCCGCTTTGTTTAATTTTTGCGACAAGCTGCTCCAGACATTTTTGTTTTTCAGAAGGCGCCAGACAATAGGGCTTTGAATTCAATTGAGCAAAAGCGACCTTGCAATGATTGCAAATACCGGATTCATCAAATTGGATGTCAGGGTCGGTGGTGTCCATGATACAACGATTACATATGAGATATGGCCGATTCAAAATCTACCCCAAACTGTTTTTATTAAATGTATTAGTTTTTGATCTAATTCCAAGGCGCCTTAATTGAATTGAAAATATCGCTTTGGTTTGCATAAGGTAATCATATACTAATCTGCAAAGCAGTATTGTCGCAACTGATAACGTAATAAAAACAGAACGCGTTCCCAGGTGAGCATACCTTACCGATTCATAAAATAGATTTATCTTTCGTAATTGGAATGAAAGGTAACTTACCAGAACCGTTTTAGAACCATCGGCGCTATGACGAGGCTTTCCTTTAAGATGAATTCTGTTGAACCATAAAGGCGATTCACCTACTTGAACATACCCTCCACACGCAAGGAAAAATACCAGCACAGGATAGGCACAATTCATTGGGATCTTTGAGTTTATCCACCACCAAATCGGTATCTTAATGTTTTTTATTAATTCTCTGCGGTGCAGCCCGTAAATAAACGCATCGTTATAGTAGTAACAGAATTTTGCTATTCGCAAAAAGGCGCTCTTGCCTGAATAATCGAAACTTTGAGTATGTCCGATTGCCTTGTTATCTTCATCGATATAAAGAAAGGGACAAAATGCGCTTGTGGCTTGCTCGTTGCGTTTTAAAGCATCAAACAATGTGCTAATAAATTTGCTATCCCACAGGTCGTCTGAAGCTGCCCACATAAAGAATTCTCCTGTCGCATGACTCAGGAGATACATAAAGTTAGCTTGCGGGCCGACATTTGCAGATTGTCTAATATACCGAATTCGGCTGTCCTTCGCTGCGTACGCCTTGCAGATCTCCCCCGTTCTATCGGTTGAGGCGTTGTCGGAAATGATAAGTTCGAAATCTTCAAACGATTGGGCTAAAAGAGAATCCAGGGCATGTGAAATATATTTCTCATCGTTGTACACCGGCATGCCAATACTAACACCGGGCAACTTTGAATTACTGTTTGTTTCCGAATACATACTCAAGTCTCTTTTGTAGATTTATGAAGCCCAATACCCGTTGCCTGATATACGGTAATGAAACCACACATGCCGTTAGTGTAAGAGTTAATGCCGCACCGATTATAAAAAGCTCCGGCCATGCGCGTAAGTTACGGGGCATAAACCACCAGCACAATCCAGAAACAGCAAATGAGACCAAGAAAGGAAAGCCGATATCTACAAGATACCACTGCCGTAATTCTCCCTTTAATATCCGGTTGTGAATAATTGGAGCCGAGATCAGCATACAACCAAAATTTAGGGTTACCCAGGCCCACGCTGCACCGATGCCACCAAAATGGGTAGCCAGGAAAAAAATGGCCGGAACCAAAACGATAGCAGATAATAAATTCTGATAGAACCCGAGTTTCACCCATCCATGAGCAACAGTCATGTCATAGGGTATGCCCATCAAGCTGTTGAAAACCGAGCCCATGACCAATATGCTTGCAATAGGGTATGTCATAAGGGCTATTGTTTCGTTTTGTGTCCACATGAATATCAATTTGTACGAAAACAATGCGATTATTGCAGATACAGGTAAGACAACCGCTGATACAAGCTGACACCCTTGATGATAGAGTGTGCGCAGTGCTTTTTCGTCCCCCTTCGCCACGAGGGCCGAGAAACGCGGCAAGAAAGCGTTAAATATTGAAGAGCCAGACATCCTTGTGGCAATGTTGATTTGATTAGCGAGAGTATAATAGCCGAACATATTCAACGGAAGTATTTTGCTCAAGATCACTTTGTCAATTTGTGAAATGAGAAATGTGACGAATGCGGTCGCGCTCATTCCTGCTGTGAAGCGCCAGACCCTTCTGAGCAACCGGACATCAAAACGGACTAAACGTGTTCCTTGTGGCATGTATTTCCAAAACATAATAGTAATAAAAATAACCTGCAAAATGCTAACAAATATCTGCCAATAAAAAAACGCGGTAAGCGTAGGAGAGATGATCCAAAGAACCAGTATAGCGCCAACGCTGCGAAATGTGCCTAATGACGCCGTAAACATATTAAGAGATACTTGACGCTCAAGGCCCGACAGTCCCCCCGAGTACAAACCAATAGGCCACTGCAGTGAGATTGTGATTCCCATGAGCACAATTGACTGCTGTACCACCTGGATTGAGACATTTTTAGCATTAACCCAATTTGTTGACAACCAGGAGGCGGCAAAATATATCCCAATCCCGATAATGATGCCAACACACCAATACACAATCTCGAGCGTTCGAGCCAAGTCCCGCGATTCATCGGAACGATCCGGATGCACTGAAAAGCGTGCCATCTCGCGATTCATGGTTGCGCTCAGCCCAAAGTCAAGAAGAGAAACAGTCGCTTGAATTGTTGAAAAAAAGCCGATTAAACCATATGCCTCTATGCCGAGAAATGAGATATAGAAAGGAACAAAAATCAAACCGATCAGGAGTGACCACCCCTTGCCGAAGAAGTTTGCAAGGACGTTATACTTCAACATAAAGCATTGCTAATATTATTGATGATCGTAGTTTTTAACAGAAAGAAAGATGTAGGAAAAGAAGTTCTTTTTAATAAGATTCCTTATTTCCTGTAGAATTCGCAAACCCCACCAATCACCCTTTCAATATATTGCGGCTTCATGTTTGAATGTAACGGCAGCGTCAGCACCTCTTTTATCACACGGTCGGTCACGCTCATATCACCATGCCTGCTGCTTTTGTAGAAGGTATGCTTATGCACCGGCACAAAATGGATCCCCGTATCGATGTCCTTTGTTCTTAGAAAGTCAATAAGTT encodes:
- a CDS encoding glycosyltransferase: MYSETNSNSKLPGVSIGMPVYNDEKYISHALDSLLAQSFEDFELIISDNASTDRTGEICKAYAAKDSRIRYIRQSANVGPQANFMYLLSHATGEFFMWAASDDLWDSKFISTLFDALKRNEQATSAFCPFLYIDEDNKAIGHTQSFDYSGKSAFLRIAKFCYYYNDAFIYGLHRRELIKNIKIPIWWWINSKIPMNCAYPVLVFFLACGGYVQVGESPLWFNRIHLKGKPRHSADGSKTVLVSYLSFQLRKINLFYESVRYAHLGTRSVFITLSVATILLCRLVYDYLMQTKAIFSIQLRRLGIRSKTNTFNKNSLG
- a CDS encoding AglZ/HisF2 family acetamidino modification protein — translated: MIKTRVIPSLLIKNGGLVKTVRFNKATYVGDPINAIKIFNDKEVDELAVIDIEASLLKKPPNFNLLDQVSKEAFMPLAYGGGINNLEYVRKILSLGFEKVIIDSYALSNPEFITKAADICGSQSVVVCIDMKRDLIGHLQVFDYIHKKPKRIAAHEYAVQVQQRGAGEIILYSVDRDGTYEGYDVKGIKDITSRLTIPVVALGGAGKIEDFSKAVKDGGASAVAAGSLFVFHGPHRAVLITYPEKKDIEHLIP
- the hisH gene encoding imidazole glycerol phosphate synthase subunit HisH; the encoded protein is MIVVIDYGMGNTGSLHNMVRKAGGASEISSDLSTITRATKLILPGVGSFDNGMKKLKETGIADVLNKRVCEDKIPILCICLGIQLITLCSEEGTLPGFGWIKAETIRFKFSSELNLRIPHMGWNTVVQKKASPLLLGLQEESRFYFVHSYHVNCANKEDVLTTTTYGIEFVSSIQHENIFATQFHPEKSHKFGLNLIKNFVEL
- a CDS encoding HEPN domain-containing protein → MKEKTRPWIEFAGRDLAAAEKLQADDTISSIVLYHRQQCIEKSIKALFEEHDLHVPRIHATLKLHSDIRQAVPSMPQFADNEDLEFIDNTYIDAGYPVGMGTLPVGLPSLKETSRGLVIARRFLIRSTLF
- a CDS encoding N-acetyl sugar amidotransferase is translated as MNRPYLICNRCIMDTTDPDIQFDESGICNHCKVAFAQLNSKPYCLAPSEKQKCLEQLVAKIKQSGRNKKYDCIIGLSGGVDSSYVAYKVKESGLRPLAVHLDNGWDSELSVKNIENICKKLDIDLFTHVINWEEFKDLQLSFLKASTPDSEIPSDHAIVSILCQLADKKNVRYILAGVNIASESILPRAWSQGHSDWKYIKSVHHIFGTVPLKTFPHRSRTKQHYYSLVKKIEWISFLDYLEYDKEKAKKYLMEKIGFRDYGQKHHESNYTKIYQSYILPTKFGYDKRKAHLSSLICAGQITRDKALEIIKEPLYSAKALEEDIHYLINKFGISREEFEQIMTLPPKTYMDYPHYHDTWFESLGRRIIRFLRRNEKSTS
- a CDS encoding nucleotidyltransferase domain-containing protein yields the protein MPPADVKNEIMAAFRGSKEVLRAILFGSYARGIQTEESDVDLIVVLKKRGISGSYSEMLDNRMRISNMLLALREKVPVDVLVYTRDEWDSVTKTQNDFIREVQQTGVVLI
- a CDS encoding oligosaccharide flippase family protein codes for the protein MLKYNVLANFFGKGWSLLIGLIFVPFYISFLGIEAYGLIGFFSTIQATVSLLDFGLSATMNREMARFSVHPDRSDESRDLARTLEIVYWCVGIIIGIGIYFAASWLSTNWVNAKNVSIQVVQQSIVLMGITISLQWPIGLYSGGLSGLERQVSLNMFTASLGTFRSVGAILVLWIISPTLTAFFYWQIFVSILQVIFITIMFWKYMPQGTRLVRFDVRLLRRVWRFTAGMSATAFVTFLISQIDKVILSKILPLNMFGYYTLANQINIATRMSGSSIFNAFLPRFSALVAKGDEKALRTLYHQGCQLVSAVVLPVSAIIALFSYKLIFMWTQNETIALMTYPIASILVMGSVFNSLMGIPYDMTVAHGWVKLGFYQNLLSAIVLVPAIFFLATHFGGIGAAWAWVTLNFGCMLISAPIIHNRILKGELRQWYLVDIGFPFLVSFAVSGLCWWFMPRNLRAWPELFIIGAALTLTLTACVVSLPYIRQRVLGFINLQKRLEYVFGNKQ